The Thermonema lapsum genome window below encodes:
- a CDS encoding rhodanese-like domain-containing protein: protein MDTQLPCIEVEEFCRRQQAHKLPLVLDVREQWEYEEYHLPEAKHIPLPELLFRLDEIDAWRGKEIIVHCRSGMRGYQAQKLLLQCGFQKVLNLRGGIEALMDYMVSQKGEQAP, encoded by the coding sequence ATGGATACCCAACTGCCCTGTATAGAAGTAGAGGAGTTTTGTCGACGCCAGCAAGCACACAAACTCCCCCTTGTTTTGGATGTGCGCGAACAGTGGGAATATGAAGAGTACCACCTGCCCGAAGCCAAACACATACCTCTGCCCGAGCTGCTCTTTCGTCTGGATGAGATAGATGCATGGCGAGGCAAAGAAATCATTGTTCACTGCCGCTCGGGTATGCGTGGTTATCAAGCACAAAAGCTATTGCTTCAATGTGGCTTTCAGAAAGTGCTAAACCTGCGGGGAGGCATCGAAGCCTTGATGGATTACATGGTATCACAAAAAGGAGAACAAGCACCATGA
- a CDS encoding DUF4442 domain-containing protein, translating into MPVFLTNRKESWKTRRFRWMMNCFPTYFGTGGRILFISSDWREIHVRLSLNLFTYNYVGVVYGGSIYSAMDPFYMLQLIHILGKAYVVWDKAATIRFLRPIKKKVYARFLIDEVLIEKIKQQIAQTQEMEITLPVEWIDKEGKVYAHIDKVLYIASKEYYKQKRSRKQPDKPA; encoded by the coding sequence ATGCCTGTATTCCTCACCAATCGTAAAGAGAGCTGGAAAACACGCCGTTTTCGCTGGATGATGAACTGCTTCCCTACTTATTTTGGCACAGGGGGGCGTATTCTGTTTATTTCTTCCGATTGGAGGGAAATCCATGTCCGACTTTCGCTCAACCTTTTTACCTACAATTATGTAGGCGTGGTTTATGGCGGCAGCATATACTCAGCCATGGACCCTTTTTACATGTTGCAGCTGATTCATATTCTGGGTAAAGCATATGTGGTGTGGGACAAAGCAGCGACCATCCGTTTTTTGCGTCCCATCAAAAAGAAAGTGTATGCGCGCTTTTTAATAGACGAGGTACTAATAGAGAAAATCAAACAGCAGATAGCGCAAACACAGGAAATGGAAATTACCTTGCCCGTAGAGTGGATAGACAAAGAGGGCAAGGTCTATGCTCACATAGACAAAGTGCTTTACATAGCTTCTAAGGAGTACTACAAGCAAAAGCGCAGCCGCAAGCAGCCTGACAAGCCGGCTTAA
- the lepA gene encoding translation elongation factor 4, which produces MKNIRNFCIIAHIDHGKSTLADRLLEYTQTVDQRKMQAQVLDSMDLERERGITIKSHAVQMKYNYKGETYVLNLIDTPGHVDFSYEVSRSIAACEGALLVVDAAQGIEAQTISNLYLAIEHDLEIIPVINKIDLPAANPELVGDEIIDLIGCKREDIILASAKEGIGIEEILQAIVERIPAPKGNSDAPLQALIFDSAFNPYRGVEVIFRVYNGRIHKGDKVKFWATGREYEVEEVGILRLDKEPRDYIDAGDVGYLVSGIKQATEVKVGDTITTVSNPCDAPIKGFKEVKPMVFAGIYPVETNEFEELREAMEKLQLNDAALVWEPETSAALGFGFRCGFLGMLHMEIVQERLEREFGMTVITTVPSVKYHAYTTAGKMIEVSAPSEMPDPAVLDHIEEPFVKVQIITKAEFVGNIMTLCLERRGIIKQQNYLTTDRVELVFEMPLAEIIFDFFDKLKTISRGYASLDYELLGYRESKLVKLDILLNGERVDALSAIVHRDKAYDWGKRLCEKLKELLPRQQFEIAIQAAIGTKVIARETVKALRKNVLAKCYGGDITRKRKLLEKQKKGKKRMRQIGKVEVPQEAFMAVLKLDQ; this is translated from the coding sequence ATGAAGAATATCCGTAACTTTTGTATCATAGCCCACATCGACCACGGCAAGAGCACCCTTGCCGACCGCCTGTTGGAATACACCCAAACCGTGGACCAGCGCAAGATGCAGGCGCAGGTACTCGATAGCATGGACTTGGAGCGGGAGCGGGGTATTACCATCAAGAGCCACGCCGTTCAGATGAAATACAACTACAAAGGAGAGACCTACGTCCTGAATTTAATTGATACACCCGGGCACGTGGACTTTTCCTACGAAGTGTCGCGCTCTATTGCTGCCTGTGAAGGTGCCTTGTTGGTGGTAGATGCAGCCCAAGGCATTGAAGCGCAGACCATTTCCAACTTGTATTTAGCCATAGAGCACGACCTAGAAATTATTCCGGTCATCAACAAGATAGACCTGCCTGCAGCCAATCCCGAATTGGTAGGGGATGAAATTATAGACCTTATCGGCTGTAAGCGCGAAGACATCATTCTTGCCTCTGCCAAAGAAGGGATTGGCATAGAGGAAATATTGCAAGCCATCGTGGAGCGCATTCCTGCACCCAAGGGCAATTCTGATGCACCTTTGCAAGCGCTTATTTTCGACTCTGCCTTTAACCCTTATCGCGGGGTGGAGGTTATTTTCCGTGTATATAATGGACGTATCCACAAAGGCGACAAAGTAAAGTTTTGGGCAACGGGGCGCGAGTATGAGGTGGAAGAAGTAGGTATCTTGCGCTTGGATAAAGAACCACGCGACTACATCGATGCCGGAGACGTGGGCTATTTGGTGTCGGGTATTAAGCAGGCTACGGAAGTGAAGGTAGGTGATACCATCACTACCGTGAGCAACCCTTGCGATGCGCCTATTAAAGGGTTTAAGGAGGTAAAGCCAATGGTCTTTGCCGGTATTTATCCGGTAGAGACCAACGAATTTGAAGAGTTGCGCGAAGCCATGGAGAAGTTGCAGCTTAACGATGCCGCTTTGGTGTGGGAGCCCGAAACCTCTGCCGCACTCGGTTTTGGTTTTCGTTGCGGTTTTTTGGGGATGCTCCATATGGAGATAGTGCAGGAGCGTCTCGAGCGCGAGTTCGGTATGACGGTAATTACTACCGTGCCTTCGGTGAAGTATCATGCCTATACCACCGCCGGCAAGATGATAGAGGTGAGTGCGCCTTCGGAAATGCCTGACCCGGCAGTGCTCGACCACATCGAAGAGCCTTTTGTGAAAGTGCAGATTATCACGAAGGCAGAGTTTGTAGGCAACATCATGACTTTGTGCTTGGAACGCCGTGGAATAATAAAGCAACAAAACTACTTGACTACCGACCGCGTGGAGCTTGTGTTTGAAATGCCTTTGGCGGAAATCATCTTCGATTTCTTCGATAAACTCAAAACCATCTCGCGCGGATATGCTTCCTTGGATTATGAGCTTTTGGGCTACCGCGAATCAAAACTGGTCAAACTCGACATTCTGCTCAACGGAGAGCGTGTAGATGCCCTTTCTGCTATTGTGCACCGAGACAAAGCCTACGACTGGGGAAAACGCTTGTGTGAAAAACTCAAAGAGCTTTTGCCGCGTCAGCAGTTCGAAATTGCCATACAGGCAGCCATAGGAACCAAAGTGATTGCACGCGAAACGGTGAAGGCGCTGCGCAAAAACGTATTGGCGAAGTGTTATGGTGGCGACATCACTCGTAAGCGTAAGCTGCTCGAAAAGCAAAAGAAAGGGAAGAAACGCATGCGCCAGATAGGCAAAGTAGAGGTGCCACAAGAAGCTTTTATGGCAGTCTTGAAACTTGACCAGTAA
- the rimM gene encoding ribosome maturation factor RimM (Essential for efficient processing of 16S rRNA) translates to MTVDDCFVLGYLTKAHGLAGELQALFDVDDLSQYENLDTLWVERFGSLIPYKVEYVLPLMHKRNRVIVKLAGIDHIDQAETLAKSKLYLPLSMLPPLEGENAFYYHEVIGFQIIDEEKGALGNVDTIYDLESNALISMMYQGKEVLIPIQDAFILRVDRNKRCLHVRLPEGLLEVYLEDTHDEKADDGFFETDLL, encoded by the coding sequence ATGACCGTTGATGATTGCTTTGTGTTGGGCTACCTGACCAAAGCGCACGGCTTGGCAGGCGAACTACAAGCCCTCTTCGATGTGGATGACTTGAGCCAATACGAAAACCTGGACACCCTGTGGGTAGAGCGTTTCGGCAGTCTCATCCCTTACAAGGTAGAGTATGTGCTTCCACTCATGCACAAGCGCAACCGCGTGATTGTGAAACTTGCCGGCATAGACCATATAGACCAAGCCGAGACCTTAGCCAAGAGCAAGCTGTATTTGCCTTTGTCTATGCTGCCCCCACTCGAAGGCGAAAATGCTTTTTACTATCACGAAGTCATTGGATTTCAAATCATCGATGAGGAAAAAGGTGCGCTGGGCAACGTCGATACCATTTACGACTTGGAAAGCAACGCCCTCATATCTATGATGTATCAGGGCAAGGAAGTACTTATTCCCATTCAAGATGCTTTTATTTTGCGCGTAGACCGCAACAAGCGATGCCTGCACGTGCGCCTACCCGAAGGTTTACTGGAAGTGTATTTGGAAGATACGCACGACGAAAAAGCCGATGATGGTTTTTTTGAAACAGACCTACTATGA
- a CDS encoding glycosyltransferase family 2 protein codes for MLFSVIIPTYNRASFLARTLDSVLAQDFQDFEVIVVDDGSTDHTQEVVALYTQRNQRIRYFYKDNGERAAARNFGIRQAQGNYVTFLDSDDLYYPHCLSAAHAFLQQHQNYEWFALAYEIRDEDGRLLSSQAKRKGNLAEQLFAGNLLSCIAVFVRRDIALLHPFQEDRTLAGSEDWELWLRLAARYPLPYANEVVACMIQHNARSVMEVNAERLEARLHACMRYVEADEAVRTLPSSYLRRFRTHAYAYLALHLALGKHFKKALHYYLKALRLSTLFFFHKKSAVILRELLKGMLWR; via the coding sequence ATGCTTTTTTCCGTGATTATACCCACTTACAACAGGGCTTCGTTTCTTGCCCGCACGCTCGACAGCGTGCTGGCACAAGACTTTCAGGACTTTGAGGTGATTGTTGTGGACGACGGCAGCACCGACCACACGCAAGAGGTCGTGGCTCTTTACACGCAACGTAACCAACGCATTCGCTACTTCTACAAAGACAATGGCGAACGCGCCGCAGCCCGCAACTTCGGCATACGACAAGCACAAGGCAATTATGTTACTTTTCTGGACTCTGACGACCTGTATTATCCTCACTGCCTGTCTGCTGCCCATGCTTTTCTACAACAGCATCAAAACTATGAATGGTTTGCCTTAGCCTACGAAATAAGGGATGAAGACGGGCGACTGTTGAGCTCACAAGCCAAACGCAAAGGCAATCTGGCAGAGCAGCTGTTTGCTGGCAATCTGCTTAGCTGCATTGCTGTCTTTGTGCGTCGCGACATTGCGCTGCTTCATCCCTTTCAAGAAGACCGTACCCTTGCCGGCAGCGAAGACTGGGAGCTGTGGCTGCGCTTGGCAGCGCGCTATCCCCTGCCCTATGCCAATGAAGTGGTAGCTTGTATGATACAACACAATGCCCGCAGTGTCATGGAGGTGAATGCAGAACGTCTGGAGGCGCGCTTGCATGCCTGCATGCGCTACGTAGAAGCCGATGAAGCGGTGCGCACATTGCCCAGCTCTTACCTACGGCGTTTCCGCACGCATGCTTATGCTTACTTGGCACTTCATTTGGCACTGGGCAAACACTTCAAAAAAGCACTTCACTATTACCTAAAAGCCTTGCGCCTCTCAACGCTTTTTTTCTTTCATAAAAAGAGCGCTGTCATTCTGCGCGAGCTGCTCAAGGGCATGCTGTGGCGGTAA
- a CDS encoding Maf family protein — MIQKQLLERYPRIVLASASPRRRQLMQALDIPFIVDVRHSEEFVPEGMEPSKVAAYLARQKAAAFVPIPADTLVIAADTVVIHRGEVLGKPADVIEAARMLRRLSGQQHEVITAVCLATAQGSRIVQDSTQVYFREMEDNEIAYYIAQYKPYDKAGSYGAQDWLGMAFIERIEGSYFNVMGLPTHKLYAALKSML, encoded by the coding sequence ATGATTCAAAAGCAACTCTTAGAGCGTTACCCGCGTATTGTGCTGGCTTCGGCTTCGCCTCGTCGCCGCCAACTGATGCAGGCACTTGATATTCCCTTTATTGTAGATGTGCGCCATAGTGAAGAGTTTGTACCCGAAGGCATGGAGCCTTCAAAGGTAGCCGCCTATTTGGCAAGACAAAAAGCGGCTGCTTTTGTGCCCATACCTGCCGATACGCTGGTGATTGCAGCCGATACCGTAGTCATTCATCGAGGCGAAGTGCTGGGCAAGCCTGCCGATGTGATAGAGGCAGCACGCATGTTGCGACGTCTGTCGGGGCAGCAGCATGAAGTCATCACTGCTGTGTGTTTAGCTACTGCCCAAGGAAGTCGCATTGTCCAAGACAGCACACAAGTCTATTTCCGTGAGATGGAAGACAACGAAATAGCTTATTACATAGCACAGTACAAACCCTATGACAAAGCCGGCAGCTATGGCGCACAAGACTGGTTGGGCATGGCATTCATTGAGCGCATCGAAGGCTCTTACTTTAATGTAATGGGCTTGCCTACTCATAAGTTATATGCGGCACTTAAAAGCATGTTGTAA
- the yihA gene encoding ribosome biogenesis GTP-binding protein YihA/YsxC, producing the protein MKAAFIKSSKAVEDCPFPDKPEYAFIGRSNVGKSSLINMLVQRKNLAATSAQPGKTRLINHFLVDERWYLADLPGYGYAKVSKQERAAWQKMINDYLTRRPNLMCTFVLMDLRLEPQAIDIEMVERLGSAGLPLAFVFTKADKLSRSQQQSNFARYRHTLLKIWEELPPCFITSATEGIGREDILQFIEEVNQRFVFEPNEFKRLAKGKAPRHDEEE; encoded by the coding sequence ATGAAAGCGGCATTCATAAAAAGCAGCAAAGCAGTAGAAGACTGCCCCTTTCCAGATAAGCCCGAATATGCTTTTATCGGGAGGTCTAATGTAGGCAAGTCTTCGCTTATCAATATGCTGGTGCAGCGCAAAAACTTGGCAGCTACTTCGGCGCAGCCCGGCAAGACGCGGCTCATCAATCATTTCTTGGTAGATGAACGTTGGTACTTGGCAGACCTACCGGGCTATGGCTATGCCAAAGTAAGCAAGCAGGAACGTGCAGCTTGGCAAAAGATGATTAACGACTACTTGACCCGCCGCCCCAACCTGATGTGTACCTTTGTGCTTATGGACTTGCGTCTGGAGCCTCAAGCCATCGACATAGAGATGGTCGAACGCTTAGGCAGTGCCGGTTTGCCGTTAGCTTTTGTTTTCACCAAAGCCGATAAGCTTTCGCGTAGTCAACAACAGTCGAACTTTGCCCGCTATCGCCACACCCTTCTGAAAATATGGGAGGAGCTCCCCCCTTGCTTTATTACTTCGGCAACGGAGGGCATCGGCAGGGAGGACATCCTTCAATTCATAGAAGAGGTAAACCAACGCTTTGTTTTTGAGCCTAACGAATTCAAGCGCTTAGCCAAAGGCAAAGCCCCTCGCCATGATGAAGAAGAGTAG
- a CDS encoding efflux RND transporter permease subunit, whose product MSSFRLVFVFVVLALLALLSLPKLSVKYMPSLRKPTLYIVYRLPEAPPEVVEQKITAPLENMLSGIGEVEKMTSISYYNGGSISLYFNEDADLDFKRFEVSNVIRQLYPQLPPNASYPEVYPSVSEEDEKESPLLVYSVYAPFAPAFIQKTIEEQLKLPLSSIREIERIEIAGARSLQLTVEYDAQRLLAYGLSVSDLQRHLRRFFERQFIGVYESPRQERFYMELQAPPQALHEIENSELRPGVRFGYFARLYREEEEARRYFRINGKNAVRLLVYARPDVNTLILAEKVRTRIDTLSKRLTQGFQVVLEDDRTEKMREELQKIYHRTGLSVAILLLVILLIYRDWRYLLVLLGGVGINLSLTFAFVYLFNIEVHIFSLAGLTLSFGMLLDNAVVMLDHLKKRGNTRVFLGLLGATATTMSALSLVWLLPEEQRLSLIDFALVIIVSLGLSLVVALFFTPAAYRLFLQQAVQTKTLPFKKRKRHYRRFLRYERLIALLAAHKKAFTMVVILMFGTPVFMLPTEIKDWDWYNRWFGNTYYLENIRPYVDQALGGALYLFVQEVYEKAHFRTPERTQLNVYARMPFGTTPQQMNAVIEKVEQYLARFKGIDKFVTNIYSGQNATISIYFKPEYEYSGLPPMLKAMLIRQSLDWAGVEWAITGVGEGFSSITYEQMRQMRVRMTGYHYDKLYEEAQAFAKLLQKHPRVKDVNLNERLSYSYRNTEAFRMHLNTTLLAQAGLSNRALLQGIELYSLAPYAQSYVSYKNEYVPVFFREEDAQRFSTYELGQQNLLLNQQKGVRPELFSRLQFEKLNDAIYKENRQYIRIIGFDYYGSPKFGERYLQQCIEQHRKVLPPGFSIDKDNVTFYFFDSEKNKRSYSILLLLLGVVYVICAILFESLLKPFYIIITVPLSFIGLFLIFAWGNFSFDQGGYAAFVLLGGLVVNAAIFILNEYNQLRSNSDRLRRICRAVWHKSVPILITTFSTVLGLVPFLSEGDQEIFWFSLAIGSIGGLLFSLFGVFVALPVWMSPSRNMHS is encoded by the coding sequence ATGAGCTCCTTCCGTTTGGTGTTTGTATTCGTAGTATTGGCGCTGTTGGCGTTGCTCAGCCTGCCCAAGTTGAGCGTAAAATACATGCCTTCCTTGCGCAAACCCACCCTGTATATAGTCTACCGCCTGCCGGAAGCCCCGCCCGAAGTGGTAGAGCAAAAAATTACCGCACCGCTTGAAAATATGCTTTCTGGCATCGGCGAGGTGGAAAAAATGACGTCGATATCGTACTACAACGGTGGCAGCATCAGCCTGTATTTCAACGAAGATGCTGACCTTGACTTCAAGCGCTTCGAAGTGAGCAATGTCATACGGCAACTGTATCCCCAACTGCCCCCCAACGCCAGTTACCCTGAAGTATACCCTTCGGTAAGCGAAGAAGACGAAAAAGAAAGCCCTTTGCTGGTCTATTCAGTATATGCCCCCTTTGCCCCTGCGTTCATACAAAAGACAATAGAAGAGCAGCTCAAACTGCCCCTTTCGTCTATCAGGGAAATAGAGCGCATAGAGATTGCCGGGGCACGTTCCTTGCAATTGACCGTGGAGTATGATGCCCAGCGTCTGCTTGCCTACGGTCTGAGCGTAAGCGACCTGCAAAGACACCTGCGGCGTTTCTTCGAGCGGCAATTCATAGGGGTTTATGAAAGTCCCCGCCAAGAACGCTTTTATATGGAACTGCAAGCCCCGCCTCAGGCGCTGCACGAGATAGAAAACAGTGAGCTGCGTCCCGGCGTACGCTTTGGTTATTTTGCGCGCCTCTACAGAGAAGAAGAGGAGGCACGCCGTTATTTCCGTATCAATGGTAAAAACGCCGTGCGCCTGCTGGTATATGCGCGCCCAGACGTAAACACACTCATACTTGCCGAAAAGGTGCGCACTCGCATAGACACGCTGTCGAAGCGTTTGACCCAAGGCTTTCAGGTGGTACTCGAAGATGACCGCACCGAAAAGATGCGCGAGGAGCTACAAAAGATTTACCACCGCACTGGCTTGTCGGTAGCCATTCTCTTGTTGGTCATCCTGCTCATTTACCGTGATTGGCGCTACCTATTGGTGCTTTTGGGCGGTGTGGGCATCAACCTATCGTTGACCTTCGCCTTTGTTTACCTCTTCAACATAGAAGTGCATATCTTCTCACTGGCAGGGCTTACGCTTTCGTTCGGGATGCTGCTCGACAATGCCGTGGTGATGCTCGACCATCTGAAAAAGAGAGGGAACACCCGCGTTTTCTTGGGGCTGTTGGGGGCTACTGCCACCACCATGTCGGCGCTGAGCTTGGTATGGCTCTTGCCCGAAGAACAACGCCTCTCACTCATCGACTTCGCTTTGGTGATTATTGTAAGCTTGGGGCTTTCGCTGGTGGTGGCGCTGTTTTTCACCCCAGCGGCTTACCGCCTCTTTTTGCAACAGGCGGTGCAAACGAAAACCCTGCCTTTCAAAAAACGGAAACGACACTACCGCCGCTTTTTGCGCTATGAAAGACTCATTGCCCTATTGGCAGCCCATAAGAAAGCCTTTACTATGGTGGTCATCCTGATGTTCGGAACACCTGTATTTATGCTGCCCACAGAAATCAAAGACTGGGATTGGTACAATCGATGGTTTGGCAACACCTACTATCTGGAAAACATACGCCCCTATGTGGACCAAGCGCTGGGCGGCGCCTTGTACTTGTTTGTGCAAGAAGTCTATGAGAAAGCACACTTCCGCACACCAGAGCGTACTCAATTAAATGTATATGCTCGCATGCCTTTTGGCACCACCCCCCAACAAATGAATGCCGTCATAGAGAAGGTAGAGCAATATCTTGCAAGGTTCAAGGGCATCGATAAGTTCGTAACCAACATTTACTCGGGGCAAAATGCCACCATTTCGATTTATTTCAAACCGGAATATGAGTACAGCGGACTACCGCCCATGCTCAAAGCTATGCTCATCAGGCAGTCGCTCGATTGGGCAGGCGTAGAGTGGGCAATCACTGGTGTAGGCGAGGGCTTCAGTAGCATCACCTACGAGCAGATGCGCCAGATGCGTGTGCGTATGACGGGCTATCACTACGACAAGCTTTACGAAGAAGCGCAGGCGTTTGCCAAACTACTGCAAAAGCACCCGAGAGTAAAGGACGTGAACCTGAACGAGCGCCTAAGCTACAGCTACCGCAACACCGAGGCTTTCCGGATGCACCTGAATACTACCCTGCTGGCACAAGCTGGTCTATCGAACCGGGCGTTGCTTCAAGGCATTGAGCTTTACAGCCTTGCGCCTTATGCGCAGTCTTACGTATCGTATAAAAACGAATACGTGCCGGTCTTTTTTCGAGAAGAAGACGCCCAACGTTTTTCTACTTACGAGTTAGGACAACAAAACCTGCTGCTCAACCAGCAGAAAGGTGTGCGTCCGGAGCTTTTCTCGCGCCTGCAATTCGAAAAACTGAATGATGCCATCTACAAAGAAAACCGCCAATACATTCGCATCATCGGCTTTGACTATTATGGCTCCCCTAAATTCGGCGAGCGCTATCTGCAGCAGTGCATAGAGCAACATCGTAAAGTATTGCCACCCGGTTTTAGCATCGACAAAGACAACGTTACCTTCTACTTCTTCGACTCTGAAAAAAACAAGCGTTCTTATAGCATCCTGCTGTTGTTGCTGGGCGTGGTCTATGTAATTTGCGCTATATTGTTCGAAAGCCTTCTCAAGCCTTTTTATATCATCATCACGGTGCCGCTTTCGTTCATTGGCTTGTTTCTCATCTTTGCATGGGGCAATTTCTCTTTCGACCAAGGAGGCTATGCCGCTTTTGTGCTGTTGGGCGGCTTGGTGGTGAATGCTGCCATTTTCATACTGAACGAATACAATCAATTGCGTAGCAATAGCGACCGCCTGCGTCGTATCTGCCGTGCTGTGTGGCACAAGTCAGTCCCTATCTTGATAACCACCTTTTCTACGGTACTGGGCTTGGTGCCTTTTCTGAGCGAAGGCGACCAAGAAATATTTTGGTTTTCTTTGGCTATTGGCTCTATCGGGGGGCTTTTGTTTTCGCTTTTTGGCGTATTCGTTGCTTTGCCCGTCTGGATGTCGCCCTCCCGTAACATGCACTCGTAG
- a CDS encoding 30S ribosomal protein S16, which produces MAVRIRLARRGRKKKPMYDVVVADSRAPRDGKFIEKVGRYNPLTDPATIILDDERILDWLLKGAQPTETVRRMLKYRGILLRKHLEVGVRKGAITREEADKRYQEWLKTKEAKIEGKKARLAQQKEAAKKAQLEAEAKIREERAKAVEAKRKAAEQEAAASEESNENQAE; this is translated from the coding sequence ATGGCAGTACGTATCCGTTTGGCGCGTCGTGGACGCAAGAAAAAACCGATGTACGACGTAGTCGTAGCTGATTCTCGAGCACCGCGTGACGGTAAATTCATCGAGAAAGTGGGGCGTTACAACCCCTTAACCGACCCTGCAACCATCATACTGGATGACGAGCGCATCCTCGATTGGCTGCTCAAAGGGGCACAACCTACCGAAACTGTGCGCCGTATGTTGAAATACCGCGGGATTTTGCTGCGCAAGCACCTGGAAGTAGGCGTGCGCAAAGGTGCCATCACCCGCGAAGAAGCAGACAAGCGCTACCAAGAATGGTTGAAAACTAAAGAAGCTAAAATCGAAGGCAAAAAAGCCCGCTTGGCTCAGCAAAAAGAAGCTGCCAAAAAGGCACAGCTTGAAGCAGAAGCTAAAATCAGAGAAGAACGCGCCAAGGCTGTCGAAGCCAAGCGCAAAGCTGCTGAACAAGAAGCTGCAGCTTCTGAAGAAAGCAACGAAAACCAGGCAGAATAA